One Nicotiana tomentosiformis chromosome 4, ASM39032v3, whole genome shotgun sequence genomic window carries:
- the LOC138910102 gene encoding uncharacterized protein has translation MMLFGLKNTGATYMRAMTNIFHDMIHKKIEVYVDDITIKSKKSTDHIADLRKFFDRLWRIKEYLSTPPVLVPPELDRPLLLYLSVLDGDFGCVLGQHDETGRKEHAIYYLSKKFTPYEARVDSLKYIFQKSIPIGKLAKWQILLSEFDIIYVSQKAVKGKALADHLAETSVGGEYEPLKIYFPDEEVSFIGEDIAEAYDGWRMFFDVATKFKGVGIGAVLVSKIGQHYPISAKLRFSCTNNMAEYEACILGINLAIDINIQELLVIGDSDLLIHQVQGEWATKNTKILPYLYRVQEMMKRLTKIEFRHVPRIQNEFADALATLSSMIQHPNNNFIDPISVRIHNYPAFCAHIEEEADGNPWFDDIKEYLATGEYPDHANHTKKCTLRRLSNHFFQSEGILYRRTPDIGLLRCGRQGSIQTAQRDTLWNLRTTHEWFSFSQEDTEGKLLLDDYGNRLHQVEIPSLRIIQEAELSDAEWIRSRYEQLALIDGKRMNAVCHGQL, from the exons ATGATGCTGTTTGGTCTGAAGAATactggggccacttatatgagggccatgacaaatattttccatgacatgatacacaagaaaatagaggtatatgtggatgacatcaccatcaaatccaagaagagtacagatcacatagcagacttaaGGAAATTTTTTGATCGGCTTTGGAG aatcaaagaatatttgtccacaccgccagtactggtcccgccagaacttgatagaccactgctactctatctctctGTATTAGATGgggattttggttgtgtcttgggacaacacgatgagacgggaaggaaagaacatgccatatactatctaagtaagaagttcacaccctatgaaGCACG GGTGGATtctctgaagtacatcttccagaaatcCATTCCTATAGGGAAactggcaaaatggcagatattgttgagtgaattcgacatcatctatgtgagtCAGAAGGCAGTTAAAGGGaaagcattagcggatcatcttgcggaaacttctgtaggaggagaatacgaaccactaaaaatatattttcctgatgaagaagtatcattcatAGGAGAAGATATCGCTGAAGCCTACGacggatggagaatgttttttgaTGTAGCCACAAaattcaaaggagtgggtattggagccgttttggtgtcaaaaataggtcaacattatccgaTATCTGCGAAACTTAGATtttcgtgcaccaataatatggcagaatatgaggcttgcatattggggatCAATTTGGCCATTGACATAAATATCCAGGAGTTACtggtaattggtgattcagatcttctgatacatcaggtgcagggagaatgggctacaaagaataccaagatattaccatatttaTATCgtgtgcaagagatgatgaagaggctcacgaagatagagtttagacatgtcccaagaatccagaatgagttcgcagacgcattggccactttgtcctccatgatacagcatccGAACAAtaatttcatcgaccccatttCGGTAAGGATTCATAATTATCCAGCTTTCTGCGCTCACattgaagaagaagcagacgggaatccatggttcgatgatatcaaggagtacttagCAACAGGAGAGTACCCGGAtcatgcaaatcatactaaaaaatgcacgctccgaagattgtccaaccatttcttccaaagtgaaggaattctgtacagaaggactccagacatagggttattacggtgtggacgccaaggaagcatccaaacTGCTCAaagagatacactctggaacttgcggaccacacatgaatggtttagttttagccaagaagatactgagggcaAGTTATtattggatgactatggaaacagactgcatcag gttgaaattccttctttaagaattatacaagaagctgaactcagtgatgcagaatggataagaagccgctatgaacaattagctctcattgacgggaaaagaatgaatgcagtgtgtcacggtcaactctaa